In Bradyrhizobium sp. 200, the sequence CGATCCCGGTCAACATCACCTACCAGACCGCCTTCGTGGATGACGCCGGCAAGCTGCAGATCCGCAAGGACATCTACGGCCGCGATGCCACGATGATCAGTTTGCTCAAGAACGGCCGCAACCGGGACCTCGAAGTCATGGTCTCCCATGCGCAGCCGAACTACTCGCGCCCGTCCGGCTCGAGCCTGCCCGCAGGCGTCAGCTTCGCCAGCGACAACAGCTTCTCCTCCGGGCCCTCGTTCTTCGAGCGCCTGTTCGGCGGCCCGTCAGTGGCGACGCCGCCGGCCCCGATCGGCCGCCGGCCGCAGTCGCAGCAGCCGCGGGGGGTATTCACCCGTTAATCGCGCCGCTGGCCATTCGGGGAAATTCCAGAATGAAATCAACGATCTCGCCGTCCAGGCGAGGTCGTTTACATTAACCATTATCCATCTCGTATCCGGCACCGAGCACTTTTTCGCCACAGTCCGCGGGTTAGGTTAAAGCCAACTTGGGGGCGGGACGGTAAACATCGGTTAACCATCCCGCTTTAAGAAAGTGTTCACCCTCTTTTGCCGGGGTCTGCAAAAGAACACCGTGAACGCTCGTCGATTGGGTGGGCTTTATACGTGCTGGCTGGTTTCGCGCGCCAATTCAATCCGTTTGCTTTGCCAAAGGCCGGATACCGGATCGGCCTGACGTCGCTATTGCTGCTCGCCGGCGCGGGCACGGTACATGATGCGACGGCGCTGAACGAAACCCGCACCCTCTCCTTCCACCACACCCATTCCGACGAAGACCTCACCGTCACCTTCAAACGCGACGGCCGCTACGACGAAGAAGCGCTGAAGAAGCTCAATCATTTCCTCCGCGACTGGCGCAGCCAGGACTCCACCACGATGGATCGGCATCTGTTCGACATCCTCTGGGAAGTCTACCGCGACGTCGACGGAAAGAAGCCGATCCAGATCATCTCCGCCTACCGCTCGCCCGCCACCAACTCCATGCTCCGCCGGCGCTCTTCCGGCGTGGCGCGCTTCAGCCAGCACATGCTCGGCCATGCCATGGACTTCTACATCCCGGACGTGCCGCTGGAGCAGATCCGCGCCGCCGGGCTCCGCCTGCAGCGCGGCGGCGTCGGCTTCTACCCGACCTCGGGATCGCCCTTCGTCCATCTCGACACCGGCAGCGTTCGTCACTGGCCGCGCATGACCCACGATCAGCTCGCCAAGGTGTTCCCGGACGGACGCACCGTGCACCTGCCCTCCAATGGCGGTCCGCTGAAAGGCTATGAACTGGCCCGCGCCGACATCGAACGCCGCGGCAACGGCAGCGACGCCGCCACCGTCAAGATGCCGAACCTGTTCGCGGCCCTGTTCAGGGGCGGCAAGTCGACGGAAGAGGATGACGAGGCCGGCAACGCTCCCGTCAAGAACGAGAAGCCCGCACCGGCCAGCGTGGTGGCCGCGAAATCCGCCGACCTGGTCCCGACCCCGCGCGCAAAGCCGGTCGGTGCGACCATCCAGTTGGCCTCGGCCGACGCCCAGATCGTGTCGGCGCCCAAAGCCAGGCCCGAATCCAGGCCTGAGGCGAAACAGTTCGCGCAGGCTTCCGCCGACCAGGCCGAACAGGGGCCGCCGCAGACACCGGCCGATATCATCAATTCCCGTGGCTTCTGGGACGACGTGCCGACCGCGGCGAATCAGGCTACGCCTGCGCAGGTCGCCGCCCTCCGAGCACGCCAGATGCTCGCCGCCGCCACCGATCCGCAGCCGACCGCCAGTGTGACCGACTCGTTCAACAGGGCGATGGCTTATGCCCCGGCGGCCTCCTCGCCGGTCGATCGCGCCAACGTCGTCGCGGCCTCCGCGCCGGTGCCGCGCCCCGTCCGTCCGGCCCGCAACGCCGGAGCCGCCGCCGAAATCAATACCGTGGTCGCCAAGGGTGCGCAGGGTCAGGACAGCGTGGTTGCGACCTCGACCCGTCTCGCCGCCGCCCAGGGCAACAGTATCTGGATGCGGGTGGTGATGCTGGCGCCGAGCGCGAGCAATGCGATGTCGACGACCGTGCTCGGCGATACCGAGATGACCCAGATGCGCAGCCACTTCGTCAAGCCGCAGGCCGCGATCGCCATGACCTTCTCGGAAGATCCGATGATGGGCATGACCTGCGACCGCTTCACGGGATCGGCGACTGCACAACTGCCGACGCAGTCGTTCGTGCTGCGCACCGCCGCGCTGCGCTAAGGAGCGCCAGTCGTCATTGCCGGGCTTGACCCGGCAATCCATCTCCCTCGTATGATTCTTTCCGAAGTTTGGATGGATACGCGGGTCAAGCCCGCGTATGACATCGAGACGCCTCACAGCATCCCCAGCGCCTGCATGTAGGTTTCCAAAATGGTCTCCTGCTCGGCGCGCTCATTGGCGTCCTGCTTGCGCATCCGCACGATGGTGCGCAGCGCCTTGGTGTCGAAGCCGTTGCCCTTGGCTTCGGCATAGACGTCGCGGATGTCGTCGGAGATCGTTTTCTTTTCTTCTTCCAGACGCTCGATGCGCTCGATGATGGCCTTGAGCTGGTCTTTGGCGAATTTTGTCGCTGGCTCGTCCTGGACGGCGGCGGCGGAGGTGGCCATCGGGTACTCCTGAATGGAACTGAAAGTGGTGCTGAAAGATCAAGCGCCGCACGCGTTACCGCGCGGCGCTTTTTCGGGAGTGACCCTCAAGATTGGGGGGCCTTGCGTCAAGGAAACATCACGCTCATCCACAGCGCGCCCACAGGAGATGAGGATACGTAGCCCGGCTGGAGCGCAGCGCAATCCGGCAAACTTTCGCGCGGCAGCACTGCCCCGGATTGCGCTGCGCTCCATCCGGGCTACGAAGTAAAGGTCAATGCCCGGGATGAACCTTTTTCATTGCGGCCAACTGCTCCGGGGTAGCCGTACCCTGATGTTTCGCCTTCCACTCCTCATAGGGCATGCCGTAAACCGCCTCCCGGCTCTCGTCCTTGCTGACGGCGATACCCTTGGCGTCGGCCTCTTCCTTCATCCAGTTGGACAGGCAGTTGCGGCAGAAACCGGCCAGATTCATCAAATCGATGTTCTGGACGTCGGTGCGGGCGCGCAGGTGGCTGACCAGGCGCCGGAAAACGGCGGCTTCCAGTTCCGTTCTGGTTTTGTCGTCGATCGTCATGGTCTTGGGTCCTGGTCTTGGGTCCTGCGTCACGGGTCCTGCGTCACACGGGGCGGAGCATATTGATATCAGGTGGGAATTGTCACAGATTTTGCCACATCTGCGCGCAAAAGTGGCTATCGCACGTGGAGTCCCGGTTTCCCATAGCGCGGGAAAGGCGTCCCCCGGCCGTTGACAGGTCCGGCCGGGTCACGCGAAATCGTCAATGATTTGATATAGCTTCACTACATGACCGGAAAAGATTCTCGCCGCTTGTCCCCCCTCTCCGCTCGCATCACTGCCGGCCTGACGCCGATGCTCGCGTTGGCGGCCTGCCTGTGGAGCAGTCCGGCGGCGGCCGATTTCCGGCTCTGCAACAACACGTCCAGCCGGGTCGGCATCGCGCTCGGCTACAAGGATGCCGAAGGCTGGACCACCGAAGGCTGGTGGAACGTGTCATCGCGGAGCTGCGAGACGCTGCTGCGCGGAACTCTTGTCGCGCGTTACTATTACATCTACGCGCTCGACTATGACCGCGGCGGCGAATGGTCGGGGCAGGCCTTCATGTGTTCGCGTGACAAGGAATTCACCATCAAGGGTACCGAGAATTGCCTGGCGCGCGGCTACGACCGCACCGGGTTCTTCGAGGTCGACACAGGCGAACAGCGAGCGTGGACCGTGCAACTGACCGAAGCCAACGAGCAGCCCGGGCAACGCGTGCCGGGAATTCCAGGAACAGTGGGGCCGGGCGGCCCCGGCGGGGTTCCGGGCCTGTCCAATCCGCCGAGCGGACCGGGTCTGCCGCCGCCAGCCGCGGCGCCCAAGCAATGAGACGGCTCCGTCGCATCAAGATTCTCGCAACCCTCGGCCCGGCATCGTCAGACAGCGCGATGATCCGGAAGCTGTTCGAGGCCGGTGCGGATGTGTTCCGCATCAATATGAGCCACACCCCGCACGACAAGATGCGCGAGCTGGTCAACACCATCCGCAATGTCGAGAGTAGCTATGGCCGTCCGATCGGCATCCTCGTCGACCTGCAGGGACCGAAGCTGCGGCTCGGCGCCTTCGCCGAAGGCTCGACCCAGCTCAAGAACGGCCAGAGCTTCGTGCTCGATTCCGACAAGGCGCCGGGCGACAACAACCGCGTGCAGTTACCGCATCCGGAAATCCTCGCAGCCCTTCGGCCCGGCCATGCGCTATTGCTCGACGACGGCAAGGTGCGCCTGATCGCCGAGGAAACCTCGCCCGAGCGCGCGGTGACGCGGGTCGTGATCGGCGGCAAGATGTCCGACCGCAAGGGCGTCAGCCTGCCCGATACCGATCTTCCTGTTTCGGCGATGACGCCGAAGGACCGCGCCGACCTCGAAGCAGCCCTGGTGGCCGGGGTCGACTGGATCGCGCTCTCCTTCGTGCAGCGCGCCGAGGACGTTAACGAAGCCAAGCGCATGATCCGCGGCCGCGCCGCCGTGATGGCCAAGATCGAGAAGCCGCAGGCGATCGATCGTCTTGCCGAAATTATCGACGCGTCCGACGCGCTGATGGTGGCGCGCGGCGATCTCGGCGTCGAGCTGCCGCTGGAGCGGGTGCCGAGCCTGCAGAAGCAAATGACGCGGATGGCGCGCCGCGCCGGCAAGCCGGTGGTGATCGCCACCCAGATGCTGGAATCGATGATCCACGCCCCGGTGCCGACGCGCGCCGAAGTCTCCGACGTCGCGACCGCCGTCTATGAAGGCGCCGACGCCATCATGCTGTCGGCTGAATCGGCCGCCGGCAAATTCCCGGTCGAAGCGGTCTCGACCATGAACCGCATCGGCGAGGAAGTAGAGCGCGACCCGACCTATCGTTCGGTGCTGTCGGCGCAGCGGCCAGACCCCGAGAACACGGTCGGCGACGCC encodes:
- a CDS encoding DUF882 domain-containing protein, with protein sequence MLAGFARQFNPFALPKAGYRIGLTSLLLLAGAGTVHDATALNETRTLSFHHTHSDEDLTVTFKRDGRYDEEALKKLNHFLRDWRSQDSTTMDRHLFDILWEVYRDVDGKKPIQIISAYRSPATNSMLRRRSSGVARFSQHMLGHAMDFYIPDVPLEQIRAAGLRLQRGGVGFYPTSGSPFVHLDTGSVRHWPRMTHDQLAKVFPDGRTVHLPSNGGPLKGYELARADIERRGNGSDAATVKMPNLFAALFRGGKSTEEDDEAGNAPVKNEKPAPASVVAAKSADLVPTPRAKPVGATIQLASADAQIVSAPKARPESRPEAKQFAQASADQAEQGPPQTPADIINSRGFWDDVPTAANQATPAQVAALRARQMLAAATDPQPTASVTDSFNRAMAYAPAASSPVDRANVVAASAPVPRPVRPARNAGAAAEINTVVAKGAQGQDSVVATSTRLAAAQGNSIWMRVVMLAPSASNAMSTTVLGDTEMTQMRSHFVKPQAAIAMTFSEDPMMGMTCDRFTGSATAQLPTQSFVLRTAALR
- a CDS encoding DUF2312 domain-containing protein yields the protein MATSAAAVQDEPATKFAKDQLKAIIERIERLEEEKKTISDDIRDVYAEAKGNGFDTKALRTIVRMRKQDANERAEQETILETYMQALGML
- a CDS encoding DUF1244 domain-containing protein; protein product: MTIDDKTRTELEAAVFRRLVSHLRARTDVQNIDLMNLAGFCRNCLSNWMKEEADAKGIAVSKDESREAVYGMPYEEWKAKHQGTATPEQLAAMKKVHPGH
- a CDS encoding DUF1036 domain-containing protein yields the protein MLALAACLWSSPAAADFRLCNNTSSRVGIALGYKDAEGWTTEGWWNVSSRSCETLLRGTLVARYYYIYALDYDRGGEWSGQAFMCSRDKEFTIKGTENCLARGYDRTGFFEVDTGEQRAWTVQLTEANEQPGQRVPGIPGTVGPGGPGGVPGLSNPPSGPGLPPPAAAPKQ
- the pyk gene encoding pyruvate kinase; translation: MRRLRRIKILATLGPASSDSAMIRKLFEAGADVFRINMSHTPHDKMRELVNTIRNVESSYGRPIGILVDLQGPKLRLGAFAEGSTQLKNGQSFVLDSDKAPGDNNRVQLPHPEILAALRPGHALLLDDGKVRLIAEETSPERAVTRVVIGGKMSDRKGVSLPDTDLPVSAMTPKDRADLEAALVAGVDWIALSFVQRAEDVNEAKRMIRGRAAVMAKIEKPQAIDRLAEIIDASDALMVARGDLGVELPLERVPSLQKQMTRMARRAGKPVVIATQMLESMIHAPVPTRAEVSDVATAVYEGADAIMLSAESAAGKFPVEAVSTMNRIGEEVERDPTYRSVLSAQRPDPENTVGDAIADAARQIAETLELSAIICWTSSGSTGIRVARERPKPPVVAITPNLATGRKLSVVWGVHCVVAEDAHDQDDMVDRAGSIAFRDGFAKAGQRVIIVAGVPLGIPGTTNMVRIANVVPEGEAKK